CCCCAGTCACGCCGCAGCCATTCTGGACCATCGACCAAGTTGGTCAAATCCTCACGGCTGCCAAACCACCGTACCAAGAGTACTTCCACTTTCTAGCATACACCGGCGCTCGCGCCGGCGAAGCCATTTGGCTAACGTGGGACGACGTTGATTTCGTCAACAGCGTCATCCATATTCGAGCTAAAGAGGGCTGGAAGCCCAAGACAGGCGACCAGCGCGTCGTGCCTATGGGGGCGGAACTGCGCGAAGTGCTTGTGCAGCAGCCGCGGCAATGGCGCTGGGTATTTACGGCGCGACCATCGGCCAAATGCCCCGTCGCTGGCCGACAAATCTCTGACCGTCGAGCCCTCAGTCATTTGAAGACGGTACTGAAAAAGTTGCAATTGGTTGGCCACCAACATACCTTCCGTCATTCCTTTATCTCGCACGCATTAACCCAGGGCGTGCCGGAAGCGATCGTCCGCAAATGGGTCGGTCACGTGGACGCTCGCATCATGAAAACGTACACCCACATCGCCGACCAAATTTCGCAACAGGCGATGCTCGGTCTATTCGCAAAAGACGATAAAGAGCCTCGACAAGAGCACCGGACGTCAGCGTGACGTCCGGCGGATATGCACAGTTGTGTGCACACTGACCAGGAGAAGAAACATGTTGACCTTCGAAAGCTTTGCAAATCAACACGTTACGAACGCGCGCTGGCGCGTTAGCGGAGGGCACGGGACTCGAACCCGCAACCGGTTGCCCGGCACCTGAATTCCAATCAGGACGCTAGCCATTCGCTTACCCTCCAGAAATGGCGTGAACCCCTAATGATAGAACACTTTACGCCACATGCAATCCGCGATTCGGCGCACGACGCGGGAGCCTAGAATTCCCGCACAGGAATAGAGAGCGCGTCGCGGCCCTAGCACCAGGGCATACGCGACTTAGAGGCGAGCAGAGCGCCGGCAATTAATCAACGGCTCTGCGTGCCGCGCCCTCCGGCGTACTGGCGGCGTGCATCCGCAGAATGCGGCGAGAAGAATGTTCCAGCCAACCTTACGGCGGCGAAACCATGTTTTCGTCGGCGCGGTTTCCGAGGTCGCGATGGATAATCGCATCGATGTCGTAAGAAATGTCGCGAACGCTGCCATCGCAGAACGACACGTTCCAAGTGGCGACATGGGCTGAGCCGTAGCGACCGGCCGTGACTTCGTCGGTAACGACGACGCCATCGAACAGCGGCGTCGCGAGCACATAGTTGAGCCCAACGAGCCAACCGGTGCTGCGATAGTTGTCGTTATTGAATCCGGTGCACCAGGTCTCGTTGTCGCCGCTATTCAGTCCCGACTCGTAGTCGCCGTGGGGAATGTATCGCTCGCCGACCAAGTAGGTCGACGACAAGCCGTCGAGCACATGGCGCGTGGCGACCTTGCTCCGTTCATAGGAAACGCCCGTCATTGTCGGCTCGCCGTTCGGAAGCTGCAAGAATCGCGATTGGTCGCTTCCCCAAATGCGGTTGGCCGTCCAAACGTCGGCATCGATGTAGTTTTTAGGCCCCTGCCCCAGCGCGTCGTTGTGCCACTCGCTGTAGACGTGCCCCGAATTGATCGCGTAATCGCTCCGACCAGCGGCGACGGGGGTGTTCGAGTTAAAGAAGCCGAGGCTCCCGCCCTCGTGAGCCGAAAGCGGATAGGTGCGGTTCGCGCGTCGCGACGGACAATTGAGCACGGAGAGGGGAGATTCTACGATCTGGCAGGCGCCAACCCGCTGGTCTCGCGTCAACACATAGGGATCGCCGTCAGAGGCGAGTTGGTGCAGCGCGCTCTGCTCGCAGTAGGGAAGCAGGTTGAACATCCAACCGCCGGGCTGATCTTTGCCAAACCCGCGGTCGGCGTCGCCCAGCCAATACCATCCCCAGCCGCCGGTCGGAAAGTGCCCCTGCCCGTCATGGTGGCTGAGCGAGGCCAGTGCAAGCTGCTTGAGATTGTTTTTGCACTGAGTGCGCCGCGCCGACTCGCGAGCCGATTGAACGGCCGGCAGCAACACGGCGATCAACATCGAGATGACGGCAATCGCCATCAACAGCTCGATCATCGTGAACGCACGCTGAGAAGTCCGCGCTGGGCGAATCCCGCGGCTCTGGAATTGCCGCGTCGTAGCCGATGTTCGCTGGTAGGCGGTCATGGCGTCTCGTCGCATTGCTGTCGGCCGCAAACGAGGGTCTCGCCTCACGATTGACGGCAGCGTCTTGGCAAGCTGCTGCGACTCTCGTTGGCGTCGACCGCGTCTGGGCGTGCGTCGAACTTCGGACTCAACCGGCTACTCGCCGAGTTGCAGTCCATATCGCGTTGATAAGTATTGGAAAACCCGCTGACGCTCGGCGTCCGACAAGGCCGAGTCGTACACGATCACTTCGTACATATTGCCTAGAAAGTATGCCTCGTACCAGGGTTGCGCGTGGCTGCCAATGTATTTTTTGGCATGCTGTTCGAGCCGCCGCGGGGCGTCGGATACCCCTCGGCTCACCCCGTTGACCGCCAGTTCGGAATGATTCCCGACTGCGTCGTAGGTGTAGGCGACAGCACACGGCGCCAACGGCTTCACTGGCACGCCGCTTATCATACCAACGTTTGAGGTCTCTCCAACAGAATTACTCGCCCAAACGAGGCCACGCGGCACGTGGTCGGTAAGGAGACTCAGCTCCAGCGAGGGGGCGTTCAAACCATACTTCAGCAGCATTCCGCCGTGAGTGGAGCTGGCAAACGTCGCGGGGCTGGGGGCGAACACCACAAACGCCGTCTGCTGGTCGCCCGCTTCCATCGGGCTCGTCGACAGATAGGTCGACCAGCCGTCGAATCGAATCGCCGGCCGCTTCTCCCCATCGCGAATCCACGTCGGGCAAAGGCGCTCGTCGAACTGCCAGGCGTCGTCCGGGAAACTGTTTTCGCCAACGAGAATATCGGGCCAAACCGAAACGGGATCCCCTTCCTGCATGCTCGGCATGACGTCGGCCGCCAGCCAGAGCGTCAGCTTCTCCGTCAGCGGCAACTGCGGAAGCTTATCGGCGGGGAGGTCGGGAATCAGGCGACGGACAAACTTCTTGCTATCGGCACGAATTCGTTCCGGCTTCTTCGCGGAGACGCCGAACTTCACCGCTTGGTCCTGGCGGGTGTGCACCAGATTGCCGTCGACGCCCTTTTCGCCGAGCGGCCGCGTGACGACGTCGCCGTCGAAAACGTGGATTTCCGAATCGCCGAGTTTGTCGACAGCCACGCCGAACTCCGTGCCCAGGTCGACGACTTCGGCCGTCGGCGTGAGGATCGTGTAGCCGCGGGCGAATCTCGGCACGGCGGCGGCGATTTTCCCCGACGAAAGTTTTGCTTCGATGGCGGTCGTCATCACCATGTCGACCGGGCCTTCGAGCATCACACGCGTGCCGGCGTCGTAGGTCAGCTGCACGATCCCTTTCGTCAGTCGGAGGCGCTGCCCAGGCGCCAGCGTATCGCCGAACTTCAGCCCCGAGACGCCTTTCGGCCACTCGCAACCAGACAGACCGGTAACTCGCGCTACGGGCGGGCTGCCGGGAGAGGCGGCTCCTTTGATAATCGCTTGCCGATGCTTCTTCACTTCGGCAGGATCGCTGGCCGCGGCGAGCGTGTGGAGGCGATCAAGCTTGGCCATCATCGTCGTGTACTGCCACATGAACGCCACGGCGGCGATGCTGGCGACAAGAGCGACCGCGACGCCGTGCCGATTGACGTAATCAGTGGCGCGCCAGAACTTAGTGGGGAGCGTGCTGGGCGGTTCTACAGAATCGGAGCGTTTGCGGGAACTCTGAGCCGTACCTCGGGCTAAGCCCGCCGCTCCCGCTGACGAAACCATGGGAATCACATCCCCCGACGCGGTCTGCTCCAGGGGATGCTGCAAGAAATCGAGCGCTTCGCCCAGCGTACCAATTTCTTCTGCCAGGACCGAATCGTCGTAGAGGAATCTCGCAGCCGACCGCCGCATGGCTTCACTGCCGCGCAGTAAATCATCGAGCCGTGCGCGCTGCTCGTCCGACAACTCTCCGTCGAGTGCGACGAGCAAGAGTTCTCGAAGTTCGTCTTCTTCGGTGGCCATTGATGATTCCAAGCGACGATCGGCGGTCGTCGTCGCTGCCCCTGATCCGCTGCCTTAGTCTGCGTTCCAGTTCAAACTCGCTTCGACGCAACGCTCCAGTCCCTTCCTGATTCTCAGGAACAGACTCTTGATTGAGTCCTCGCTCCGCTGCGCTTGGGCGGCGATCTGTCGAATCGACATTTCCGCGCTGTAACGCTGCCAGAGCAATTCGCGATTCCTCCGCGGCACCTTGTCGAGGCACTTCCGCAAAGCGGCTTGCCGGTCGTTCGCATCCGCTGCCTCCACGGCGGCAGAGTCGAGCATCATCTCCGCAACTGCCGTCGAGTAGACGTGCCGATCGCGTTGGCCGTCGCGCAAAAACGACAGCACTTCGTAGCGGGCGATGGTCAATCCCCACGGCAAGAACTCCGAGCCGGTGCGAAACTCGCCCGCTTTCTTCCAGAGGACGAGATTCGTGCGCTGCAGCACGTCGGCCGCATCGGCGTAGTTCCCCAGGGACGCCAAAATGTATCCGCGCAGACGGCCCTGGTTGGCAGTCAACGCCTGCACGTAAGCCTCCAGCGCCTCGCTGCGTCCATCGCTCATCGTAGAAATTTCAACCGTTTGGAAATGGCGCGCCGATGCCCCTACCCGATGCCTCGACAATGGTGTGCTGCCTTCCTCTCCAGCATAGAGTCTCCGCGAAACGATAGCGGGTGGCGAAGAAAATCTGTGATTCCGCAAATTTCTGCGACTGGAGAGTTCTTGGCGAAATTCCGGCGACAAAAGAAGAAAATATGAAGAAAGCGCGTCACCACGGCCAGCCCTCCGGAGATACTAGGCAGACCGCGGTGGGGACGCCGCGATCGAGAGGCTTTTCTAACTCTCTTCTCATCGTGACGACGCGCGACTTCGCTTGTCATCCAGCGGTGTTCTTGGCGAGTCGAGTGACGGCGTAGTCCGCAGCCATCAGCTGCGTGACGACGGTCGACGCTCCGCCGCCAGAGCCAGCGCGTTCGGCACGACTGTGTGACTCTGCTGGGCCTCCACGCGAGGCAAGGGATAACAGCAACTCTTTCGGGGATGCATCATGACGCGTTTGAGGCTTTTCATCGCGGCAACGCTCGCTGCAGTCGGTCTGAGCATTGCGGCCTCGCCACAGGCGACGGCGGGATTCGACATCTACTGGCTGCCCACCGGCAGTTCCGGATGGAATTCGAACGCCAATTGGTCTTACACGCCTGGCGGCGCGGCGCGTCCCGAGGGGGCGCCGGGAGCTGCTTTCGAAGAAATCGGCGTCATTAACAATGGCGGAACGGCGACGCTCGGCACGGCGATCATCCAAGACGTCGGCGGCGTGTCGCTCGGACAAGCCGCGGCTGATTCCGGCACGTTGTCGATCACTTCCGGCGGCGTGTTCAACAGTGTGGTGAGCCCTTCGACGACCGGCGCCGCTGCGATCGGCGTCGCCGGTACCGGGACGCTCAACGTCAGCGGAACCGGTTCGTTTGCCGCCGCCAGCCTGTCAGTCGCTGGCCAGGCGGCTAGCCAAGCAACCTTCAGCGGCAACGCCGCCGTGGCGATCAGCGGCAGTTCCACGATCTCGCGAAACCTGCGCATCACCGGTCCGAACGTCAACTTCAACTCCGCCACCGGGGTGACGTTCCAAGGAACGAGCGTCTTGACGCACGAGATCACCAGCGGCTCCGGCCACTCGCCGGTGAAATCGGCCGCCAGCGTCGCGCTCGGCGGCAACTTGGCGGTGCAATTCAATGGCGTGACGCCGACTGCAGGCAACTCTTGGAATCTCGTCGACGCCGCTGCCATCACCGGCAACTTCGCCAACGCCACGATCGGCGGGCCAATTCAAGTGACCGGCGCCCCCGCCCCCGCCCTCGGTTCGGCGTATCGGCTTCGCCAAACCGCCGGCGGAAACAACGGCCAACTGCTGCAGGTCGCCTTGGAAACGATGCTCGTACTGCGAGTCAACCGTGACACGGGCGAGCTTTCCATCCGCAATCCGCTGGGCGCGGCGGTGAGCCAACTCGATGGCTACACGATTACCTCGCCCACGATCGGTTCGCTGCTCACCAGCTACAAGGGCATCTCCGGCGCACCCGCCGGGAACGCTGGCTGGGAAAAGGCACCGGGCAACTCTGCGAATGGTTTGGCCGAATTCAAGCCGACTGGCTCGTTCAACGTTTCCGCCGCAGGAACGTCCGTCACCCTCGGAACTGGGTTCAGCAAAACCGCGGTCGCCAGCAAAGGGCTTGGCGTCAACGGCGAGGATCTCCAGTTCACCTACCACGCCACCGGCGGCGCCGTGGTGAGCGGCCAGATTGAATACGTCGGCACGCAGTTCCTCAATAACATCGCGCTGATCGTCAACACGACGACCGGCATCGCGTCGCTCAAGAACGACTCGCTGACATCGCTGTCGATCGACGGATACTCGATTCTGTCGTCGACCGGCGCGCTCAACGGCGCCACCTGGACGAGCCTGGCCGATCGCGCGGGAACGTACCCCAACTGGCAGGAGTCGCCGACGACAACCAGCGCCTTGTCGGAGACGAACCCGGTGGCGCCGCTCGCCATTCCCGCCGGGCAATCGATCTCGCTCGGCAACATTGGCAACTTCGCCACGCAAGCCGCTAAGGATGGCTTGAGCATGAAGTTCATCCTAGGCAACGAGTCGACGTTCCGCATGGCCACGATTTCATTCACCTCCGGCGCAGCGCTGGCGGGAGACTACGACGGCAATGGCCGCGTCGATGGCGCCGACTTCCTGCTGTGGCAACGCGGCGGCTCGCCGAATCCGCTCAGCGCCGGCGATCTGGCGACGTGGAAAAGCAACTTCGGAGCCACCTCCGCCGTCGGCGCCGCTGCCGCCGTGCCAGAACCTGCTGCTTGCGTCTTAGCCTGCGTAGCGTCGCTGGCCGTCGTCGCCGGCCGCCGTCGCCGCTGATGCGGATTACACAGTTCAACGCAGCAAGCGTTGGATCTTTTTGTCGCCGCCCTGCCCCGTCAACAAGATTTTTCGAACACGACTCTCGGAGGTAAGAGAGAGATGATTCGCATCCAAGCTGTTTTCGCCGCCACCCTTGTCGCCGCGACGATCGCGTCTTCGGCACATGGCGCCGCCACGCTCTCGTTCAATGCCAGCCCGCCGGCGCTTGGCACTTACGATCAATCCCAATTGCTGGATGACGCCGTCATCCCGGGGGGCAACACGCCGGGCGGCGGAACCTACAACTCCCAGTCATACACCGACAACGGCGGGCCGCTGGGGCAGACGTTTACCGCCCCCGGCACGAAGCATCTCTACGCGTTGACCGCCCTCACGTTGAAGGGCGTGGGCGACACGGGCGGCGTGATCGACGCGGCTGGCGTCACCTGGGCCGTCCGCGTCAGCAAGGTTAGCGGAACCACGCTGACGCCGCTGAAAACCATCACCGGCATTCCGACGCTCGCCGGCGCCATTGGCACGGAATGGGTGACCCTCTCATTCACCGGGTCTGATACGACGACGCTCGACGGCGCCGCGCTATACGCCTTCGAGGTCTACACCACCGCCGGCTGGTTCGGCGTCGACGCGACGCAAGGCGACGCCGCCTACGCGGGAGGCTCGGCGTTTAACAGCGCGGGCGCCATCCGGTCGTTCAACGACAACACGCTCGGCAACGTGGCCGCGCACGGATACGACCGAACATTCGTCGCCCAGCTCACGGCGCCTCCCGGCGGCCCCGGCGACGTTGACAACAACGGCGTCGTCAATCTCGCCGACTACACCATCATTCGAAACAATCTCGAAAAGCCAGCGGCGATTTTCACCAACGGCGATCTCAACGGCGACAGTTACGTCGACCTCAATGACTTCCGCCGCTGGCGCGCGGCCGCTCCTCCTGAAATCGCGGCCCTCGTCGGAGTTCCCGAACCGGCAACGGCAACGTTGGCCCTCGCGGGCGCGCTGCTCGTAGCTGCTCGCGGGCGACGACGCCACCGCTAGGTTCATCGAAACGACAGTTCGAACGCGTGCAACTAATCAGCACGCTCCTCTCTTCAACTTATTCCAACTTCCAATCCTGACTGTCCGGACGAGTTTCAGGAAAGAACATCAATCATGAATACAAAGCACCTGTTGGCGATCGTCGGAGCCCTGGCGTGGCTCCTACCCGCAACTGTTAATGCCCAGAGCTTGGGGCTGAACTTCGCCGCCGGCGATCCCGACGCGGCGACGAGCTCGCTCAACCCGACCGACGTCGCGGGCGTCATCCCTGCGGCCAATTGGAACAATTTGCTCGGCGCCAACGGCACCGGCGTCGGCGGACTCTTCTACAACAATGCCGGCACGCCGGTTGCCAGCGGGGCGACAGTCACCTGGACCAGCCCGAACACCTGGCGTTCCGGCGGTAACAACGCTTTCCCCGCTGGGCCGAACAAGATCCTGACCTCGGGCTACCTCGACACGGGAGACACGGCCGCTAACGGCATCTCGATCACCGTCAACAACCTCGACACGACGCTCCGCACGCCGGCGTACGACGTCTACGTCTACTTCGTCAGCGACTCGAACGCCAATCGCGGCGGCGGGTACACGATTAACGACGGCATCAACAACATCGTGAAGTACGGCAGCTCGATGGGCAGCCCGACGGCATTCGTCGAAGATCCGGGTATCGATGCGGATCTGACGGTCGACGGCAATTATCTCCGCTTCCGCGGCTTGACGGGGTCGTCGTTTACGCTGACGACGAATACCACGCTCACGACCCCCAATGGGTTTCGCGCGCCGATCAACGCCATCCAGATCATCGGCGGCGTGTCGTTGGCCCCTGGCCCTGGCGACGTCAACGAAGACGGGTTCACGAACCTCGCCGACTACACGCTCATCAAGAACAACTTCTTCCTAGCGACCGGCGCCACTCGCGTGATGGGCGATCTCACGCTCGACGGCAAGATCGATTTGGCCGACTACACGATCTGGAAGAACAACGCGCCGGCCGCCGTGCTGGCGCAGATTGGCGTGCCGGAACCAGCAAGCGCCGCCCTCGCCGTCGGCGCCATCTTCGGCTTGGCTGGCGTCGCGCGTCGCGGTCGCCGCTGCGGAAAATCAATGTGCTAACGGAAAGCGTTCATCGAGACTGAGGAGTCGAGCCATGCGGCGTCGAAATGCAGGATTTACGTTAGTCGAATTGTTGGTGGTGATTGCGATTATCGGCGTCCTGGTAGCGCTCCTGCTACCCGCCGTGCAAGCGGCCCGTGAAGCGGCGCGACGCACGCAGTGCAAGAACAACCTCAAGCAAATGGCGCTCGGATGCATGAACCACGCCGACATCCAGAAGCACTTCCCGACTGGGGGTTGGGGTTGGTTCTGGGCGGGCGATCCGGATCGCGGCTTCGGCAAAGATCAACCGGGCGGGTGGATCTACAACACGCTGCCGTTTCTCGAGCAGGCCGCGCTGCACGATCAAGGTAAAGACGGGCAGCCTGACGTGCTGACCCAAGGCCAGCGAACGGCGGCAAGGACAACGCTTACTTCGCCGCTCGACGCTATCACCTGCCCGTCTCGTCGACCGGGAGGTCAGACGTTCCCCTACCTGAATGCAACCGGCATCTACAACGCGCTCAAGCCTGAGGCGGTCGGACGGAGCGACTACGCGGCCAACTCTGGAACGGTGTACGACGAAGCGGATAGTTTCCCTTCAACCTACGCGGCGGTTGGCGGATATTCCTGGTTTGAAAGCCGACTAGCGACGATGTCGCCTCCACAAGACTCGTCTCTGGTATTGAATGGCATTTCCCATCAACGGAGCCAAGTCACTTTTAAGCATATCACCGACGGCACCTCAAACACATACATGGTGGGCGAGAAGGCGCTCACGACTGTTAACTACGAAACGGGGGGCGATGCCGGCGACAATGAAACTTGGTGCACCGGATTCAACAACGACAACTTCCGCAAGACTGCCTCAGGCGCCTACGGTTCACTTGCTGCACTAACGCCTCTACTCGATGCACCTGAATATCCCGCTGGCGTCAACGGCCAAGACGCTTTCGGTTCCGCTCACGCGGGCGGCCTCAACATGGCCTACTGCGACGGTAGCATTCACACCGTCGGTTACGACATCGACTGGCAGATTCACCGTGACTTGGGCGACCGCGCCGACGGCAATGTGACGACCACGGGTTCGCCGTGAGCAAGGCGAGCAGCTACCGGAGTCACGCTCTAAATCTCCATTAAAACCGACTTATGCGTCCGACGAGCAAGCGTCTCGCCGTGGTTGTTGGGGGACAAACGGCGAGACGCTCTGCTCTTTCGAATACCGCGGCAGCGGCGGGCAACGCTGCGAGAGAAGAGGCGACAACGGGATTCAACGGCTTTGATCTCACATCCTCTGCTTGAAAGGTTGATGCTTATGAAACGACGCTTCTGTCTGATGGCCCTCCTCGCGATGTTCGTGCCGAGCGTAACGCATGCGGCGGTGACGATGTCCTTCAGCGCCGGCAACACGCCGCCGACGGTCGGCCCGCTCGATCAATACAACTTTCTGAGCGACGCCACGGTCCCCGGCGGATCGGCGCCCGGCGGCGGAACCTACAACTCGCAAAACTACAGCGACAACGGCGGCCCTCCCGGGCAAACCTTCAGAACTCCCGCCGGCGCGACGCCCTACAAACTGCAAGCGATCTCGCTCCTCGCCGTCGGCGACGGCGGCGGCGGCGTCTTCGACTCCGGAACCTGGAGCCTGCGCGTCAGCTCGGTGGCCGGCACAACGCTAACGCCGATCGCCACGCTCACCGGGATCGCGAACCTCGGCTCGAACGCCAACGATAAGACCGAAGGTTGGTTGAAATTCAGCCTCACCGGAGCCGACTCGCCCACGCTTAACCCGAACGCCGACTACGCCTTCGAACTCTTCTCCGCCAATGGTTGGCAAGGCTTCGACGCGACGCAAAGCGACGCTGGCTACGCCAACGGGACGGCGTTCAACAGCGCCGGCGGCGCTCGATCGTTCGCTGACGCGACGCTCGGCAATCTGGCCAATCACGGCTACGACCGGACGTTTCACGTCGCGCTCTCCGCCGTTCCTGAACCGGCGGCAGGGTTGCTCGCAGTCGTTGGATTGGTCGGGCTGTTGGCCAACCGCCGCCGTTTGAAGTAGTTGACTTAACGCTCTCTCAGCGACGGACCACAGAGATCCACCGCAGAGGGAAGATGACGTACGCACTAGCCTTCGGAGTCGCGAGCACTCGCGGCTCCGAAGGCGTTTGGTTGAATGAACAGACGGAGGGGCGCCGTGATGAGCAAACAGCTGAGGTGGCGGCGTCGCCGTCCGCGCAACGTAGTACCACCGACTTCCAGGGGGCGGTCAGCGTTCGCGGCGAGCCTGTCGCTCGGTTTCGAAACGCTCGAAGATCGCCGTATGCTGGCGACTGTTCCGGCGGGCTTTACGGAGTCGGTCGTCGCGTCGAATTTAACCAGCCCGATCGCGATGACTGCCGAACCATCCGGACATCGCCTTTGGGTGGCATTTCAAGACGGTCGCCTCGGCGTCATCGAGCATGACGCGCTGCAGTCGCAGTTGGCGTACACGTTGCCGTGCGATGGAACCGGCGAACGCGGTTTTCAAGGCATCGCGCTCGATCCCGATTTCGAGACGAACGGTTTCATCTACGTCTATTACACGGCAACGTCCCCCGAGAGCCACAACCGCCTCAGCCGGCTGACGGTCGATCCGACGACGGACAAAACCATCCTGCCCGGCAGCGAAGTGGTGCTGCTCGATCTGCCGCTCTTCTCCCAGTTGCCGACGAACAAGGCGCCCATCTGGCACATGGGCGGAGCGATTCAATTTCTCTCCGACGGCACGCTCACGATTCAAATCGGCGATCATCAGAACAACAGCATCGTGCAGAACAACAATGCCCCGCTCGGCAAAGTGCTGCGCGTCAATCGCGATGGTTCGCCGCGGACCGACAATCCGTTCTACAATCCTGCCGATACGAATCCCGCTGGCGGAAACGACTGGAGCGGCAACGCCCCGGGAGACGTCGACTGGATCGATTACGTGTGGGCCTCGGGGTTGCGCAACCCGTTTAGCAGCGACGTCGATCCCGTCACAGGCCGCTACTTCATCAACGACGTTGGGGAGGGAACGTGGGAGGAAATCGACGAAGCCACGGTCGCCGGTCGCAACTTCGGCTGGCCGCTAACTGAAGGCGCGTTCAACCCTGCGACGTTCCCCACGTTCACCAACCCTGTGTTGGCGTACAACCACAGCGAAGACAGCGCCATTACCGGCGGTGCATTCTACAGCGGCGTCTTGCCGCAGTTCCCGGCGCAATACCAGGGAGGTTACTTTTATTCGCAGTTCACGGCCGGTCGCATCAAGTACGTCGATCCGGCGAACCCAGCGGCGGCCGTCACGTTCGCGACTGGCGCCGAGTACCCGATGAACATCGAAGTGACGAGCGACGGCTCGCTCTACTACATCGCTCGTGGCGCCGGGGCCGGAGGAGCACCGGGCATTGGCACGGGGTCGATTCGCAAGATTCAATTCGCCGCCAACATTGCCCCGCAGATCAACCAGCACCCGAGCAACGCGCTGGTTTCGCTTGGGCAGAACGCGATATTCACGGCGAGCGCCGCCGGATCGACGCCGTTGAACTACCAATGGCAGCGTTACAACGGGTCGGCGTTCGTCAACATCCCCGGAGCCACCAGCGCCACGCTCACGCTGAACAACGTCTCGTTGGCCGATAACGGCGCCCAGGTGCGCGTCGTCGTGACAAACATCGTCGGCAACGCCGTGAGCAATGTCGCCACGCTCGCAGTGACAACCGACACGCCCCCCACGCCGACGATCGTCACGCCCACGCTCAGCAAAACCTACGTCGGCGGCGAGACGATCTCCTTTTCAGCCACCGCTCAGGACCTGGAGGATGGGGCGCTGGGCGGCAGTGCGATGACGTGGCAAGTCGATCTTCATCACGACACGCACTCGCACCCCTTCATGCCGCCGACGGCGGGAATCAGCTCAGGCAGCTTTGTGATCCCCACGATCGGGGAAATTTCGCCCAACGTCTGGTATCGCATCACGCTCACGGTCGTCGATTCAGCCGGCCTCAAAACGAGCATCTTCCGCGACGTCCATCCGGTGACCAGTAACTTCACCGTGATGACGAACTTCGGCGGCGGGCAAATTCTGATCGATGGCCAACCCCAGGCAGCGCCGCTGACGACGACCGGCGTCGTCAACATCGAACGGACGCTCACCGCCCCGCTGACGCAGTTAACCTCCACAGGCGCGCTGGCGACGTTCGTCCGCTGGCAAGACGGCGAAACGAACAACAC
This sequence is a window from Lacipirellula parvula. Protein-coding genes within it:
- a CDS encoding dockerin type I domain-containing protein, which encodes MNTKHLLAIVGALAWLLPATVNAQSLGLNFAAGDPDAATSSLNPTDVAGVIPAANWNNLLGANGTGVGGLFYNNAGTPVASGATVTWTSPNTWRSGGNNAFPAGPNKILTSGYLDTGDTAANGISITVNNLDTTLRTPAYDVYVYFVSDSNANRGGGYTINDGINNIVKYGSSMGSPTAFVEDPGIDADLTVDGNYLRFRGLTGSSFTLTTNTTLTTPNGFRAPINAIQIIGGVSLAPGPGDVNEDGFTNLADYTLIKNNFFLATGATRVMGDLTLDGKIDLADYTIWKNNAPAAVLAQIGVPEPASAALAVGAIFGLAGVARRGRRCGKSMC
- a CDS encoding LamG-like jellyroll fold domain-containing protein produces the protein MATEEDELRELLLVALDGELSDEQRARLDDLLRGSEAMRRSAARFLYDDSVLAEEIGTLGEALDFLQHPLEQTASGDVIPMVSSAGAAGLARGTAQSSRKRSDSVEPPSTLPTKFWRATDYVNRHGVAVALVASIAAVAFMWQYTTMMAKLDRLHTLAAASDPAEVKKHRQAIIKGAASPGSPPVARVTGLSGCEWPKGVSGLKFGDTLAPGQRLRLTKGIVQLTYDAGTRVMLEGPVDMVMTTAIEAKLSSGKIAAAVPRFARGYTILTPTAEVVDLGTEFGVAVDKLGDSEIHVFDGDVVTRPLGEKGVDGNLVHTRQDQAVKFGVSAKKPERIRADSKKFVRRLIPDLPADKLPQLPLTEKLTLWLAADVMPSMQEGDPVSVWPDILVGENSFPDDAWQFDERLCPTWIRDGEKRPAIRFDGWSTYLSTSPMEAGDQQTAFVVFAPSPATFASSTHGGMLLKYGLNAPSLELSLLTDHVPRGLVWASNSVGETSNVGMISGVPVKPLAPCAVAYTYDAVGNHSELAVNGVSRGVSDAPRRLEQHAKKYIGSHAQPWYEAYFLGNMYEVIVYDSALSDAERQRVFQYLSTRYGLQLGE
- a CDS encoding sigma-70 family RNA polymerase sigma factor — translated: MSDGRSEALEAYVQALTANQGRLRGYILASLGNYADAADVLQRTNLVLWKKAGEFRTGSEFLPWGLTIARYEVLSFLRDGQRDRHVYSTAVAEMMLDSAAVEAADANDRQAALRKCLDKVPRRNRELLWQRYSAEMSIRQIAAQAQRSEDSIKSLFLRIRKGLERCVEASLNWNAD
- a CDS encoding DUF1559 domain-containing protein, whose translation is MRRRNAGFTLVELLVVIAIIGVLVALLLPAVQAAREAARRTQCKNNLKQMALGCMNHADIQKHFPTGGWGWFWAGDPDRGFGKDQPGGWIYNTLPFLEQAALHDQGKDGQPDVLTQGQRTAARTTLTSPLDAITCPSRRPGGQTFPYLNATGIYNALKPEAVGRSDYAANSGTVYDEADSFPSTYAAVGGYSWFESRLATMSPPQDSSLVLNGISHQRSQVTFKHITDGTSNTYMVGEKALTTVNYETGGDAGDNETWCTGFNNDNFRKTASGAYGSLAALTPLLDAPEYPAGVNGQDAFGSAHAGGLNMAYCDGSIHTVGYDIDWQIHRDLGDRADGNVTTTGSP
- a CDS encoding DUF1559 domain-containing protein, whose amino-acid sequence is MRRDAMTAYQRTSATTRQFQSRGIRPARTSQRAFTMIELLMAIAVISMLIAVLLPAVQSARESARRTQCKNNLKQLALASLSHHDGQGHFPTGGWGWYWLGDADRGFGKDQPGGWMFNLLPYCEQSALHQLASDGDPYVLTRDQRVGACQIVESPLSVLNCPSRRANRTYPLSAHEGGSLGFFNSNTPVAAGRSDYAINSGHVYSEWHNDALGQGPKNYIDADVWTANRIWGSDQSRFLQLPNGEPTMTGVSYERSKVATRHVLDGLSSTYLVGERYIPHGDYESGLNSGDNETWCTGFNNDNYRSTGWLVGLNYVLATPLFDGVVVTDEVTAGRYGSAHVATWNVSFCDGSVRDISYDIDAIIHRDLGNRADENMVSPP